Genomic segment of Verrucomicrobium sp.:
ACCAGGGGGCCTACGCCCAGGCGTGGGAGGAGAGTTCCGCCCAACTGAAGAAAGACGCCAACAAGGAGACCTGGATCGCCTCCATCCAGGCGCTGCGCGAGCCGTTGGGGAAAAGCCTGAACCGCAATCTGGCCTCCACCCTCCTGAAAGCCGCCACGGCGCCGGTGCCCGGCACCGCCCTGACCCAGGTGACGGGAGAGACGGTGGTGGCGCAGTACGACTCCTCGTTCGAGAACGTCAAATACGCCCTGGAGACGGTCACCTTCACGAAGGATCCGGAAGGGGTCTGGCGCGCCGTCTCCTACACGGTGCAGCCGAAGTCCGATCCGGACGCCCAACCCTAATTTGGGGCTCCCCTTTCTTCGGAAAATAGCCGAATAAAGGGGTATGGCCGATTCCACCCCCGCCCCCCAGCCCGCCCGCACCGTGCCGTCCCGGCCCGATCGGAGCGAGCACCTGACCCTTCCCGGCCGGTTCCCCTCCACATTGGAGCGGATGCGCTGGCACCTGGTGATGAAGCCCGCCCCGGAAAAGGACGGCGGGCGCTCCAAGTAAGCCGCCTAGCGGTGGACAACCTGCATCCCTGACGCCGAGTAGCGGGTCCCCGCCACGGCGGCGGGCGCGGCGATGGCGTCGATCCGTTCCAGCTCCGTGGGGCTGAGAGTCAACTGAAGCGCGCCCAGGTTTTCCGCCAGGTACTTCCGGCGCTTCGTGCCCGGGATGGGCAGGAGATCCTCTCCCTGGGCCAGCACCCAGGCCAGCGCCAGCTGCGCGGGCGTGCACCCCTTTTCCTGCGCGATCCGGCCGAGGTGCTCGACCAGGTCGAGGTTCTTGCGGAAATTCTCCCCCTGGAAGCGGGGCATGTCCTTGCGGCGGTCGTCTGCGGCAAAGTCTTCCGGCTTGCGGATCTGGCCCGTCAGAAAGCCGCGGCCCAGCGGGCTGTAGGGGACGAACTTGATCCCCAGCTCCCGGCACAGGGGCAGGACGTGCTCCTCCGGATCCCGGCTCCAAAGGGAGTATTCCGTCTGCAGGGCAGAGATGGGGTGGACGGCATGGGCGCGGCGGATCGTTTCCGGCGCGGCTTCCGAAAGGCCCAGGAGGCGGACCTTGCCCGCCTGCACCAGCTCCGCCATCGCGCCCACGGTCTCCTCGATCGGCGTCTCCGGATCGACGCGGTGCTGGTAGTAAAGGTCGATGTGGTCGACGCCCAGCCGCTTGAGGGAGGCGTCGCAGGCCTGGCGGACGTATTCCGGACGGCCGGAAATGGCGCGCCACTCGGGCCGGGCCGGATCGCGGACGATGCCGAACTTCGTCGCCAGGACGACGCGGTCCCGCTTGCCCCAGGCCTTCAGGGCCTTGCCCACCAGCTCCTCGTTGTGGCCCAGGCCGTACATGTCGGCGGTGTCGATGAAGTCGACCCCCTGCGCGAAGGCCTCCGCCAGGGTGGCCAGGGCCTCCGCCTCGTCCCGCTCCCCGTAGAACTCCGACATCCCCATGCAGCCGAGGCCGAGGGGGTAGACTTCAAAGGGACCGAGGCGGCGTCTGGCAGGGGAAAAACTCATAAAACCAGGCTACCTCCTTCCGGCCATTTGTCATCTGGGCAATCGGACGCGGCGGTGCTACAACCCTCTCCTCCCTGGGGAAAAACGGCATGCGTGGAGCACTCACCTTTCTGACCGTTTTTCTCCTTTCCGCGGCCTCCCTTCCCGCGGTGACCAATCCCACCCCGGTCGTCTCCTCCGCCGACTCGGTCACCGTCTCCGATCCCGGCAGCACCATCACCTTCTGGAAATCCCAGACCGCCCTGACCGGCAACCAGATCACCGCCGCGGAAGCCCTCATCGCCCTCTCCCCCAGCGACGCCCGGATCATCGCCCTGGCGACGGACAACGGCGCCGCCTCCATCAACTACATCGACGCGGCGGGCGTCAGCGACTTCGCCTCCACCGCGCGGGCGATCGGTTCCGACACGCTGACGATGGTAAAGACGACCGGCGCGGCGGGCGCGCCCACCAGCGGCACCTTCAATCCCGGCCTGACGGAGGACGACAACGTCGTCATCCAGGCCAAGGGCTTCCTCTACATCCCGGCGGGGACCTGGACCCTCACCGTCAAATCGGACGACGCCAACCGCCTGATCGTCGGCGGCGGGGCCACCGTGGTCACCGAATACGACGCGCCCCGCTCCGCCGCCTACGGGAACAACCAGGGCGGGGTGATCGACAGCGTCATCACCGTCACGGTTTCCGGCTACTATCCCTATGAGCTGATCGGCGTGCAGGACGGCGGGAACACGGTCCTCCAGCTCACCTCCGTCTCCGGCTCCCATCCGCAGCCGACCAACGGCGGCAACGGCTCCCTGCCCGCGGGCTCCGTCCTGGTGGGAGACACCGCCAACGGCGGCCTGGCCGTCTACCAGAACATGACGAACACCTACTCCGCCGCCAGCGGCACGCAGGTGGAGACGAACACCATCGGCCTGGTCGCCGACGCCGTGACCATCGTGAAGACCAACGGCGGCACGCTGGTCCTGGCCCCCTCCGCCGGAACCACCAACGTCTATTCCGGCGACACGCTGGTGCGGGGCGGCGCGCTGGAAGGGGTCGACGGCGTCGGCCTCTCCGCCGCCAGCAACCTGGTCCTGGACGGCGGCGTCTACCAAGGCTCCGGCACCTTCTCCCGCGCCGTGGGCACCAACGCCGGGGAGGTAAGCTGGGGGGCGGACGGCGGCGGCTTCTCCGCGCGCGGCGGCACGCTGGACGTGGCGCTGGGCGGCGGCACCGGCCAGGTCACCTGGGGGAGCGGCGGCTTCGTCCCCGCCGGGAGCGCCCTCCTCTTCGGCTCCGCCCAGGCCGATTCCCTGGTCCGCTTTGAGAACGACGTCGACCTGGGCGGCGCCGCGCGGACCGTCCTGGTCACGGCGGGCGCGGGCGGCGACGCGGCCGAGATGAGCGGCGTCCTTTCCGACGGCGCCCTGCAGGTGGGCGACGGAAGCCACGGCGGCATTCTGATCCTCACCGGGGCGAACACCTACTCCGGGGGCACCTCCGTCTCCGGCGGCACGCTCGTCGTCGCCAACACGTCGGGCAGCGGCACGGGCAGCGGCGCGGTCGACGTGCTGGCAGGCACCCTGCGCGGGACCGGCACCGTGGGGGGGGCCGTTTCCGTCTACGCCGGCGGCACGCTGGCCGCGGGCACCGCCGCCGCCACCGGCGTCCTGACGGTGAACGGAAACCTTTCCCTGGCTTCCGGCAGCACCACCACCCTGCGCCTCAACGGCACCTCCGCCGGCACCGGCTACGACCAGATCCGCGTCGGCGGCACGGCGGCCTTCGGCGGCACGCTCGACCTCGACTTCGGCTTCGTCCCCACGGTGGGGCAGAGCTTCACCCTCTTCGACGCCTCCGCCTACAGCGGCGCCTTCGGCACGATCGATCCCTCCCTTTCCCTGCGCTACAGTTTTGCCGACGGCGTCCTGACCATCCTGGGCTTCCGCACCTCCTTCGTCCCCTACGCGCTGACGCCCAACCAAAAGGCCGTCGCCGCCGCGCTCGACACCGTCCTGGACGATTCCCGGGCGCAGTCCCTCGTCAGCAGCCTCGACGGCGTTGCCGACAACCAGCTGCCCGCCGCCTTCGACCAAATTTCCCCGCAGCCGCTCCTGGCCGTGCCGCAGATCCTCTTCGGCAACACGCGCGCCGCCCTGGGCGACATCGACCAGCACCTCTCCGACCTGCGCGCGGGCGTCACGGGGCTCTCCCTCTCCCAGCTCAACTTCTTCGACGGGCAGATCCCGCTCAACGCCCTCATCGCCGGGAGCGACGCGCTGCCGCCCTCCGGCGTGAAGGCCTTCCGCCCCACGCCGGACAATCCCTGGAGCTTCTTCCTCTCCGGCGGGGGAGACTTCGGCCAAATGGAGCCGGGCGGCGAGGCGGCCCGCTCCACCTTCTCCGGCGGCCGCTTCACCGCGGGGGCCGATTACCGCCTGAGCCGGGAGACGGTGGCCGGCCTCTATGCGGGCTACGACGGGACCGACGCGAAACTGGGCGGCGGCAGCGGCGCGGACGACGACGCGGCGCGCTTCGGCGCCTACGGAAGCTGGAAGGACGCCGGGGGGGACTGGCTGGGCGCCTCCTTCGGCGGCGCCTACCACTGGCTCGACACCTCCCGCGCCGCCTACGGCGGCACCGCCTCCGGCCAGACGGGCGGCACGGAACTGAACGGCTCCCTGCGCTACGGCCACGACTTCCCCTGCGGCCCCTGGACGATCACGCCCACCGCCGCCCTCACCTACGCCAGCCTGAACTTCGGCGCCTACGACGAAAGCGGCTCCCTGGCCCCCCTCTCCATCCGGGAGGAGAGCGCCTCCTCCTGCCGGAGCGAGCTGGGCTGGACCGTGCAGCGGGAGTTCCTGGTCCGGGGCGTCCGGCTGCGGCCCTACGTCCGGGCGGGCTGGGAGCACGAGTTCCTCGAC
This window contains:
- a CDS encoding DUF4019 domain-containing protein, encoding MRPLPFLALLFLAAALPLPAQIAGDTIEKRAANDAMTPWLQEVDQGAYAQAWEESSAQLKKDANKETWIASIQALREPLGKSLNRNLASTLLKAATAPVPGTALTQVTGETVVAQYDSSFENVKYALETVTFTKDPEGVWRAVSYTVQPKSDPDAQP
- a CDS encoding aldo/keto reductase, with the protein product MSFSPARRRLGPFEVYPLGLGCMGMSEFYGERDEAEALATLAEAFAQGVDFIDTADMYGLGHNEELVGKALKAWGKRDRVVLATKFGIVRDPARPEWRAISGRPEYVRQACDASLKRLGVDHIDLYYQHRVDPETPIEETVGAMAELVQAGKVRLLGLSEAAPETIRRAHAVHPISALQTEYSLWSRDPEEHVLPLCRELGIKFVPYSPLGRGFLTGQIRKPEDFAADDRRKDMPRFQGENFRKNLDLVEHLGRIAQEKGCTPAQLALAWVLAQGEDLLPIPGTKRRKYLAENLGALQLTLSPTELERIDAIAAPAAVAGTRYSASGMQVVHR
- a CDS encoding autotransporter domain-containing protein translates to MRGALTFLTVFLLSAASLPAVTNPTPVVSSADSVTVSDPGSTITFWKSQTALTGNQITAAEALIALSPSDARIIALATDNGAASINYIDAAGVSDFASTARAIGSDTLTMVKTTGAAGAPTSGTFNPGLTEDDNVVIQAKGFLYIPAGTWTLTVKSDDANRLIVGGGATVVTEYDAPRSAAYGNNQGGVIDSVITVTVSGYYPYELIGVQDGGNTVLQLTSVSGSHPQPTNGGNGSLPAGSVLVGDTANGGLAVYQNMTNTYSAASGTQVETNTIGLVADAVTIVKTNGGTLVLAPSAGTTNVYSGDTLVRGGALEGVDGVGLSAASNLVLDGGVYQGSGTFSRAVGTNAGEVSWGADGGGFSARGGTLDVALGGGTGQVTWGSGGFVPAGSALLFGSAQADSLVRFENDVDLGGAARTVLVTAGAGGDAAEMSGVLSDGALQVGDGSHGGILILTGANTYSGGTSVSGGTLVVANTSGSGTGSGAVDVLAGTLRGTGTVGGAVSVYAGGTLAAGTAAATGVLTVNGNLSLASGSTTTLRLNGTSAGTGYDQIRVGGTAAFGGTLDLDFGFVPTVGQSFTLFDASAYSGAFGTIDPSLSLRYSFADGVLTILGFRTSFVPYALTPNQKAVAAALDTVLDDSRAQSLVSSLDGVADNQLPAAFDQISPQPLLAVPQILFGNTRAALGDIDQHLSDLRAGVTGLSLSQLNFFDGQIPLNALIAGSDALPPSGVKAFRPTPDNPWSFFLSGGGDFGQMEPGGEAARSTFSGGRFTAGADYRLSRETVAGLYAGYDGTDAKLGGGSGADDDAARFGAYGSWKDAGGDWLGASFGGAYHWLDTSRAAYGGTASGQTGGTELNGSLRYGHDFPCGPWTITPTAALTYASLNFGAYDESGSLAPLSIREESASSCRSELGWTVQREFLVRGVRLRPYVRAGWEHEFLDTGQALTAHLASGAGAPFTVTANSLGQESASFGAGISATFTESLSGQLSYAGEAGNRFQDHTLSAALRVLF